Proteins encoded in a region of the Carassius gibelio isolate Cgi1373 ecotype wild population from Czech Republic chromosome B5, carGib1.2-hapl.c, whole genome shotgun sequence genome:
- the LOC127958860 gene encoding monocarboxylate transporter 13 — translation MERYLSDPPDGGYGWVVVTSAFFIMGLTAAVFKNFGLFFLEIQSHYDVLNSTTSWVTSTTIAVFHLGAPLASALSMHLSHRTVIVVGGLLATSGMIIASLDLSLPWMYLSIGVLQGLGVSFAWIPANSMVSHYFRRWRPIAYAIASSGECVFAMGFSPLFQWLIDSYSWQGTLLIIGGLQLNLCVCGALMKPLPAARTSIQDKPVFKESRTSNKGTFQWSLLQRPELLLYIVFAILAAAGFFIPPLFLVPYASSLGMTQYWAASILSVLALADLLGRLACGWLANLRLVRNLQLLTMVVTALGVVLLLLPIAQCYWSILVFASLYGFLFGCVVAIHVTTIVDIVGLEGFDSALGLFMLLRSSGGFVGPPAAGWLVDWTHDFSASFYFSGLCLVLSGVFVVLVDRLVKKKKLKLPDSCTETTDHPILKADGADV, via the exons ATGGAGAGGTACTTGAGCGACCCGCCGGATGGTGGCTATGGCTGGGTCGTGGTCACCTCAGCCTTCTTCATCATGGGCCTCACCGCTGCGGTTTTTAAAAACTTTGGTCTGTTTTTCCTTGAAATCCAAAGTCACTATGATGTCCTTAACAGTACTACCTCATGGGTGACCTCAACCACTATTGCTGTGTTTCATTTGGGAG CTCCTCTGGCCAGTGCTCTCAGTATGCATCTGTCCCATCGCACGGTTATCGTGGTCGGAGGGCTTCTGGCTACCTCAGGAATGATTATCGCCTCTTTGGACCTCAGCCTGCCTTGGATGTATCTGTCTATTGGTGTACTCCAAG GACTTGGCGTCTCATTTGCTTGGATACCAGCTAACAGCATGGTCAGCCATTATTTCAGACGCTGGCGTCCCATTGCCTATGCGATCGCTAGTTCTGGAGAGTGTGTCTTTGCCATGGGATTCAGCCCATTGTTCCAGTGGCTTATCGACAGCTATTCTTGGCAGGGGACTCTACTCATCATTGGTGGTCTTCagctgaatctgtgtgtgtgtggtgctctgATGAAACCCCTCCCAGCTGCAAGAACCTCTATCCAAGACAAACCGGTGTTTAAAGAAAGCAGAACATCAAATAAAGGCACTTTCCAGTGGTCCCTTCTACAGAGGCCTGAGTTGCTGCTATATATTGTGTTTGCCATCTTAGCGGCGGCGGGTTTCTTCATCCCACCTCTGTTTCTGGTGCCCTATGCCAGCAGTTTGGGCATGACACAGTACTGGGCGGCCTCGATTCTGTCAGTGCTGGCATTGGCAGACCTGCTGGGCAGACTAGCATGCGGGTGGCTGGCTAACCTGCGGCTGGTGAGAAACCTGCAGCTGCTGACCATGGTGGTCACTGCTCTGGGGGTGGTTCTGCTTCTGCTTCCCATAGCACAGTGTTACTGGAGTATCCTGGTCTTTGCTTCACTCTATGGCTTCCTGTTCGGCTGCGTGGTGGCCATCCATGTGACTACTATTGTAGATATTGTTGGACTGGAGGGCTTTGACAGCGCTCTAGGGCTCTTCATGCTGTTACGGAGCTCTGGAGGATTTGTTGGTCCACCTGCTGCAG GCTGGCTGGTGGACTGGACTCATGACTTCAGCGCTAGTTTCTACTTCTCTGGCCTCTGCCTTGTCCTGTCCGGGGTTTTCGTGGTGCTTGTTGACAGGCtggtgaagaagaaaaaactcaAACTACCAGATTCATGCACTGAGACTACCGATCATCCAATACTCAAGGCGGACGGTGCAGATGTTTAA